The Methylomusa anaerophila genome has a segment encoding these proteins:
- the murD gene encoding UDP-N-acetylmuramoyl-L-alanine--D-glutamate ligase, producing the protein MDNQFRGKKVLVLGAGVSGISVARILNRLGAIVTLSDSKPAEEINKDFSALASAGISLALGAQDETLLADLNYLILSPGISIYIPLVKAAQERGIAVCSEIEVAYRLSRVPIIAITGTNGKTTTTTLVGEMLKKTERPVVVGGNIGAALSEQVLDIAENSLVVAEISSFQMEGAAYFRPHIAAILNLTPDHLDRHHTIEIYQKMKERIFSQQQAEDYTILNYDDPIVRDMAVRVPGQAVYFSRKQRLSSGIFVQDDTIRISWQGNILDVCKIEEIKIKGAHNIENALAACGVCYFSGVKPEDMAQVLKSFPGVEHRIEPVGIINGVSYYNDSKATNPESAMKALEAFPGHIILIAGGKDKNTDLTEFMKLVKERVDYLILLGEAKDRFASEAIKNGISNIYRINTFEDSVILAHKLSEPPQVVLLSPACASYDMFNNYEERGRIFKDLVHRLG; encoded by the coding sequence ATGGATAACCAATTTCGTGGCAAGAAAGTATTAGTATTGGGAGCGGGAGTCAGTGGAATATCTGTTGCCCGGATCCTCAACCGGTTAGGTGCAATCGTTACCTTGAGTGACAGCAAACCCGCCGAGGAAATCAATAAAGACTTTAGCGCCCTTGCAAGTGCCGGAATTTCACTAGCCTTGGGGGCTCAAGACGAAACATTGCTAGCGGATTTAAATTATTTAATTTTGTCTCCTGGCATTTCAATTTATATACCATTGGTAAAGGCTGCGCAGGAACGGGGAATTGCCGTTTGCAGCGAGATTGAAGTAGCTTATCGTTTAAGCCGGGTACCTATTATTGCCATTACAGGGACCAACGGAAAAACGACTACAACTACACTTGTGGGAGAAATGCTCAAAAAAACAGAACGGCCGGTGGTGGTGGGGGGCAATATAGGGGCGGCGCTGTCGGAGCAAGTACTCGACATTGCGGAAAATAGCCTGGTTGTTGCCGAGATATCCAGTTTTCAAATGGAAGGGGCTGCTTATTTTCGTCCGCATATTGCCGCAATCTTGAATCTAACTCCGGATCATCTTGATCGGCATCACACTATAGAGATCTACCAGAAGATGAAAGAACGAATTTTTTCACAGCAACAAGCAGAGGATTATACAATATTAAATTATGACGATCCAATAGTTCGGGACATGGCAGTCAGGGTACCTGGGCAAGCTGTGTATTTCAGCCGGAAACAACGTTTGTCTTCCGGAATATTTGTGCAGGATGATACCATTCGGATTTCTTGGCAAGGAAACATCTTAGACGTCTGCAAAATTGAAGAGATAAAAATAAAAGGTGCGCATAATATAGAGAACGCTTTGGCCGCCTGCGGTGTGTGCTACTTTAGTGGAGTAAAGCCTGAAGATATGGCTCAGGTGTTGAAAAGTTTTCCCGGAGTTGAACACCGCATTGAGCCTGTAGGAATAATTAACGGCGTTTCGTATTACAATGATTCCAAAGCCACTAATCCGGAGTCAGCTATGAAAGCTTTGGAGGCTTTTCCAGGACATATCATTTTGATTGCCGGCGGCAAGGATAAAAATACCGATTTGACTGAATTTATGAAACTTGTTAAGGAGCGGGTAGATTACCTCATCTTGTTAGGTGAAGCAAAGGACCGGTTTGCAAGCGAGGCGATTAAAAACGGAATTTCCAATATTTACAGAATTAATACTTTTGAGGATTCAGTTATCTTAGCCCATAAATTGTCTGAACCGCCACAGGTAGTATTATTGTCACCGGCCTGTGCCAGTTACGACATGTTTAATAACTATGAAGAACGGGGGAGAATATTTAAAGATCTTGTACATCGCTTAGGCTAA
- the murC gene encoding UDP-N-acetylmuramate--L-alanine ligase: MLDNLDNIKRIHFIGIGGSGMSSIAKIMLDMGFIVSGSDIHESGITKKLEQAGCRVCIGHQPDNIDGVEAVVVSTAIPDTNPELKNAKEQNIPVFHRAEVLAFLMEQWTGIAVAGAHGKTTTTSMVALMLEKNGLDPTIIIGGELEPIGGSAKLGKGKFLIAEADESDGSFLKLSPRIAIVTNIENDHMDYYGTMENILRTFDDFLNRLPTDNGLAVLCFDNLYVKDIASRLRRTYVSYALDGEADYMAKDIRTHGPYTIYDAYHKGDWLGAVKLSIPGRHNVSNSLAAIAVGVHVGLSFEQIVNGLAAFQGAKRRFQTKGRVNGVWVVDDYAHHPTEISATLLGARQTDPKRLICVFQPHRYTRTKLLQVEFGGAFTFADVLILTNIYPAGEQPIPGISGETIKEEVEKQTQQRVIYIPDKEKIARYLAQVVEPGDLVITMGAGNIFQTSEELVEKLMQSQ; the protein is encoded by the coding sequence TTGTTAGATAATTTAGACAATATTAAAAGGATTCATTTTATTGGCATTGGCGGCTCGGGAATGAGTTCAATCGCAAAAATAATGCTGGATATGGGATTCATTGTGTCAGGATCTGATATACACGAGTCGGGAATAACCAAGAAACTGGAACAGGCAGGCTGTAGGGTTTGTATTGGGCATCAACCGGACAATATTGACGGAGTAGAGGCCGTGGTGGTGTCAACGGCTATACCTGATACAAATCCTGAGTTGAAAAACGCTAAAGAACAAAATATTCCAGTTTTTCATCGGGCAGAAGTCTTAGCCTTTTTAATGGAACAATGGACCGGGATTGCAGTTGCGGGGGCGCATGGAAAAACTACAACAACTTCGATGGTTGCTTTAATGTTGGAAAAAAATGGATTAGATCCAACGATAATCATCGGCGGTGAACTTGAACCCATTGGTGGCAGCGCCAAGCTTGGTAAAGGTAAATTTTTGATAGCGGAAGCCGACGAAAGTGACGGATCGTTTCTTAAACTATCGCCACGTATAGCCATTGTAACCAATATTGAAAATGATCATATGGATTATTACGGTACGATGGAAAATATTCTAAGGACTTTTGATGATTTTTTAAATAGATTGCCGACTGACAATGGGCTGGCTGTTCTTTGTTTTGACAACCTATATGTAAAAGATATCGCTTCGCGGCTGAGGCGGACTTATGTTTCGTATGCTCTAGATGGAGAAGCGGATTACATGGCAAAAGATATTCGAACTCATGGTCCGTACACTATATACGATGCCTATCATAAGGGAGACTGGCTTGGTGCTGTGAAACTCAGTATTCCGGGACGGCACAATGTATCTAATTCTCTTGCGGCCATTGCCGTTGGTGTCCATGTGGGGCTTAGCTTCGAACAAATCGTTAATGGGTTAGCTGCTTTTCAAGGTGCTAAACGACGTTTTCAGACAAAGGGAAGAGTTAACGGAGTTTGGGTTGTAGATGACTATGCCCATCATCCAACTGAAATTTCTGCTACCTTGCTTGGCGCACGTCAAACGGATCCGAAAAGATTGATCTGTGTCTTCCAACCGCACAGGTATACGCGTACCAAATTACTACAGGTGGAGTTCGGCGGCGCATTTACTTTTGCTGACGTATTGATTTTAACAAATATATATCCGGCTGGTGAACAACCCATCCCCGGGATTAGCGGCGAGACTATCAAAGAAGAGGTCGAGAAGCAGACACAACAACGGGTTATTTACATTCCGGACAAGGAGAAAATTGCTAGATATCTTGCGCAAGTTGTTGAACCGGGGGATTTGGTTATAACAATGGGGGCAGGAAATATATTCCAAACAAGTGAGGAACTGGTAGAGAAATTGATGCAAAGTCAATAA
- a CDS encoding cell division protein FtsA, which yields MSANIIGIDIGTGTIKVLAGKVGTDGYIEIIGSGSAPTAGYTKGVITDVAALAYSIRQAFDCVVMAANCEKSKNVYLGLGGTAIHGQICVGSVAPLAVGTITNEDVERACRAAVLGSIADDQHVLQVMPINISAVNDKGSDNSVGAKVEVDAYIITLPQTILGDLTIALETHDIHPIGFFANAIVAAEAFTPPSDVESYVFLDIGAGTTDIVYYRGKKKPCLVASLPLGGDYITNDLMQGLSVSRPHAEEIKRYYSKLNKDLRGQNILLDCNDYGTTDKQIPFDFLYDIVECRVEEIVSLAYDYFVDNHMVSERKPFVDKIYLAGGCSALPSFKDNLRKIFGVEPEIVHLDMMPLEYAYPDNMACIGILRHAAQFVPKERINNLSSWQAVVRNIKKMFKM from the coding sequence ATGAGTGCTAATATAATTGGGATTGATATCGGCACAGGCACGATCAAAGTGTTGGCGGGGAAAGTTGGAACTGATGGATACATTGAAATAATTGGCAGCGGTTCAGCCCCCACAGCCGGCTATACCAAGGGAGTTATTACTGACGTCGCTGCTCTAGCGTATTCAATTAGGCAAGCATTCGATTGCGTTGTCATGGCAGCTAACTGCGAGAAAAGCAAAAATGTTTACCTGGGTCTAGGCGGGACTGCCATACATGGACAAATTTGCGTCGGTAGCGTTGCTCCCCTAGCGGTCGGTACTATAACAAATGAGGATGTTGAGCGAGCCTGCAGGGCAGCTGTCCTTGGGTCAATAGCTGATGATCAACATGTGCTGCAAGTGATGCCTATTAATATTTCGGCTGTAAATGACAAGGGGTCAGATAATTCTGTTGGCGCAAAAGTTGAAGTAGATGCCTATATCATAACTTTACCCCAAACTATACTGGGTGATCTTACAATAGCTCTTGAAACACATGATATTCATCCAATCGGCTTTTTTGCGAATGCGATTGTCGCTGCAGAGGCTTTTACCCCCCCAAGTGATGTTGAGAGCTATGTTTTTTTAGATATAGGCGCAGGAACAACAGATATTGTTTATTACCGGGGTAAAAAGAAACCCTGTTTAGTAGCATCCCTGCCATTAGGTGGCGATTATATTACCAATGATTTGATGCAGGGGCTTAGCGTCAGTCGCCCTCACGCGGAAGAAATTAAGCGCTATTATTCTAAATTAAATAAAGATTTACGTGGTCAAAATATTTTGTTGGACTGTAACGATTACGGAACAACAGACAAACAAATTCCGTTTGATTTTCTTTATGATATCGTTGAATGCAGGGTGGAAGAAATCGTTTCTTTAGCGTATGATTATTTTGTGGACAATCACATGGTATCAGAAAGAAAACCGTTTGTTGATAAAATATATTTAGCAGGTGGATGCAGCGCTTTACCTAGTTTTAAAGATAACTTAAGGAAAATATTTGGTGTTGAACCCGAGATAGTCCATTTGGACATGATGCCTTTGGAATATGCTTACCCGGATAATATGGCATGTATTGGTATTTTAAGGCATGCTGCCCAATTTGTGCCAAAGGAAAGAATCAATAACCTTAGTTCGTGGCAAGCGGTAGTTCGAAATATAAAAAAAATGTTTAAAATGTAA
- a CDS encoding small basic family protein, with the protein MALPITGLIIGLIIGISFPITVPVEYAKFMSVALLASLDSVFGGLRAGIEEKFDNTIFITGFFTNALLAAGLVYTGERLGIDLYYVSLLAFGLRIFQNLAIIRRYFLKK; encoded by the coding sequence ATGGCTTTACCGATTACAGGACTAATTATTGGACTTATTATCGGCATCTCTTTTCCAATTACAGTTCCGGTCGAATATGCAAAATTTATGTCAGTGGCGCTTTTAGCTTCTCTTGATTCAGTGTTTGGTGGTTTAAGGGCCGGGATTGAGGAAAAGTTTGATAATACGATTTTTATTACCGGATTTTTCACGAATGCTCTCTTAGCCGCCGGACTAGTCTATACCGGTGAACGTTTGGGAATTGATTTGTATTATGTATCATTATTAGCTTTTGGGCTAAGAATTTTTCAAAATTTAGCCATTATTCGCCGTTATTTTTTAAAAAAGTAG
- the murA gene encoding UDP-N-acetylglucosamine 1-carboxyvinyltransferase translates to MEKFIVKGEVQLTGNVRVSGAKNATLPIMAATLLCSGISVIHDVPNLRDIQVMKEILALLGAKIVREGKTLIVDTTNVCKAEIPEHLMREMRASVFLMGPLLGRFRKVRLSYPGGCAIGPRPINLHIKALEKIGTRVQESFGYIDAEAEQLKGAEIHFDFPSVGATENAIMAAVLANGITVIRNAAREPEICDLQTFLNKMGAKISGAGTDTIRIDGVNQLFPAEHSVMFDRIEAGTLLIAGAITHGDVIVENVIPECLFSVIDKLQEIGAQVISGTNYVRIKAGELRGVDVKTLPYPGFPTDLQAPILSLVTIAKGTSIITETIFENRFKHVDELTRMGAKIKVEGRTAIIRGVPKLTGAIVSAPDLRAGSALVLAALSAEGNSDIEHVYHIDRGYENFETKLYGLGAQIVRVKCD, encoded by the coding sequence ATGGAGAAATTTATCGTCAAAGGAGAAGTACAACTGACTGGTAATGTACGAGTAAGCGGAGCTAAAAACGCTACATTGCCAATTATGGCGGCAACGCTTCTTTGTTCGGGTATTAGTGTGATTCATGATGTGCCTAATTTGCGCGATATTCAGGTTATGAAGGAAATATTAGCTTTACTTGGCGCGAAAATTGTCAGGGAAGGAAAAACTCTAATTGTTGATACGACAAACGTATGTAAGGCTGAAATACCTGAGCATCTGATGCGAGAAATGCGCGCTTCAGTTTTTCTTATGGGACCTCTTTTAGGGAGGTTTAGAAAGGTTCGGCTTTCATACCCTGGCGGGTGCGCAATTGGACCTAGACCCATCAACTTACATATCAAAGCGCTTGAAAAAATCGGGACTCGGGTTCAGGAAAGCTTTGGTTATATTGATGCGGAAGCAGAACAATTAAAGGGAGCTGAAATTCATTTTGATTTTCCTAGTGTAGGGGCTACTGAAAACGCAATTATGGCTGCAGTATTGGCAAATGGTATTACCGTTATCCGGAATGCGGCCAGAGAACCCGAAATATGTGACTTGCAGACCTTTCTGAATAAAATGGGAGCAAAAATTTCCGGCGCTGGTACCGACACAATAAGAATTGACGGGGTTAATCAATTATTTCCTGCAGAGCATAGCGTCATGTTTGATCGAATTGAGGCCGGAACATTACTGATAGCCGGCGCAATCACCCACGGCGATGTAATTGTGGAAAACGTGATTCCCGAGTGTTTATTTTCAGTGATAGACAAACTTCAGGAAATTGGCGCGCAGGTCATTAGCGGCACCAACTATGTTAGGATTAAAGCAGGGGAACTGCGGGGCGTTGATGTTAAGACGCTTCCATACCCAGGATTCCCAACTGATCTGCAAGCACCAATTCTATCTTTGGTAACTATTGCGAAAGGCACTAGTATTATAACAGAAACTATCTTTGAAAACCGATTCAAACATGTGGATGAACTTACGCGAATGGGTGCCAAGATCAAGGTGGAAGGGCGCACAGCAATTATTCGCGGCGTTCCCAAATTGACCGGAGCTATTGTTTCCGCTCCGGACCTAAGAGCGGGAAGTGCCTTGGTCCTGGCTGCTTTATCAGCTGAAGGAAATTCGGATATTGAACATGTATACCATATTGACCGCGGTTACGAAAACTTTGAAACAAAACTCTACGGTCTTGGCGCTCAAATTGTTCGGGTAAAGTGCGACTAG
- a CDS encoding DUF881 domain-containing protein, with protein sequence MLPIKQGQISIALVCVVLGVMLAVQFRTTQDIRSSIPFQRIEDLSQRLSQTEKERDVLVKQVEELKKSSGLQAVSREMETVKMGAGVVAVEGPGIIVTIDDSKRPSKPGENPNLYLIHDDDILKVINEMWAAGAEAISINEQRLIANSEIRCAGPTLSVNNTRYSPPYELRAIGDPQTLENALKMRGGVVETLQFWGIQVAIKKQEIVRVPAFKGAFRFEFAKPITESKEGGQ encoded by the coding sequence TTGCTTCCTATTAAGCAGGGGCAAATTTCCATTGCCTTAGTGTGTGTTGTGTTGGGAGTTATGCTGGCGGTACAGTTTCGTACTACGCAAGATATCAGATCTAGCATTCCTTTTCAGCGGATAGAGGATTTGTCGCAACGCCTTAGTCAAACAGAAAAGGAACGGGACGTGCTGGTTAAACAGGTAGAGGAACTAAAAAAGTCTTCCGGACTGCAAGCTGTTTCGCGTGAAATGGAGACGGTGAAGATGGGGGCCGGGGTGGTGGCGGTGGAGGGACCTGGGATTATCGTCACCATTGATGATAGCAAACGCCCGTCAAAACCTGGGGAAAATCCGAACTTATATCTTATTCATGATGATGATATTTTAAAAGTTATCAATGAAATGTGGGCTGCGGGAGCAGAGGCAATCTCCATAAATGAGCAAAGATTGATTGCAAACTCGGAAATTCGTTGTGCTGGCCCCACTTTATCTGTTAACAATACTCGATACTCGCCTCCATATGAGTTACGAGCCATCGGCGATCCGCAAACTTTGGAAAACGCGCTTAAAATGCGGGGTGGAGTAGTAGAAACGTTGCAATTTTGGGGCATTCAAGTTGCCATTAAGAAACAGGAAATTGTACGGGTTCCCGCCTTTAAAGGGGCTTTCAGGTTTGAGTTTGCAAAACCGATTACAGAAAGCAAAGAGGGTGGGCAGTAA
- the murG gene encoding undecaprenyldiphospho-muramoylpentapeptide beta-N-acetylglucosaminyltransferase, with product MRVIISGGGTGGHIYPAVTIAKEIVKMTGSCQVLFIGTKGGLEADIIPKEGFSFQTIEVRGLERRLSFRNVQTIIKTVSSLWQSLAIIRSFRPSVVVGTGGYVCGPVLLAASILKIPTVIQEQNVIPGITNRILARFVDRIAVGYQEAAIHFKYAQRKVVFTGNPIRPEVMSATRSEGQAVFGLDPDKLTLLVVGGSQGARSINTAMLQVHKHFANNPHVQILHVTGQNEYNNIVNSIEQAGIDLSSTGNIIIKPYIYNMPQALAAADLAVFRAGAVGLAEITARGIPAILIPYPYASENHQEYNARVLEKQGAAITINDSELDGSKLLGAIENLLNVREKLDRMGVNSKKLGRSQAAQAIARLVLSLATYNRQ from the coding sequence ATGCGAGTGATAATTTCCGGCGGGGGAACAGGTGGACACATCTACCCCGCCGTTACTATAGCCAAAGAAATTGTGAAAATGACTGGTTCCTGCCAAGTGTTATTTATCGGTACTAAGGGCGGTCTTGAAGCAGACATAATACCCAAAGAAGGGTTTTCCTTCCAAACAATAGAGGTCCGAGGTCTTGAGCGTCGCTTATCTTTCCGCAATGTTCAAACTATAATAAAGACTGTGTCAAGTTTATGGCAGTCACTTGCTATTATCCGTTCTTTTAGGCCGTCCGTGGTGGTAGGAACAGGTGGGTATGTCTGCGGTCCGGTCTTATTGGCGGCCAGTATTTTGAAAATACCAACAGTTATTCAGGAGCAAAATGTTATTCCGGGTATAACAAATAGGATACTTGCGCGTTTCGTTGACCGTATTGCAGTAGGTTACCAAGAGGCCGCAATACATTTTAAATATGCACAGCGGAAGGTTGTATTTACCGGCAATCCTATTCGGCCGGAAGTCATGTCGGCCACTCGCTCGGAAGGACAAGCGGTATTTGGGCTAGATCCCGATAAGCTTACTCTCCTGGTTGTTGGCGGTAGTCAAGGCGCCCGCAGCATCAACACGGCTATGCTGCAGGTACATAAACATTTTGCCAATAATCCTCATGTCCAAATATTGCATGTTACCGGGCAAAACGAGTATAATAACATAGTTAACAGTATTGAACAAGCAGGAATAGACCTTTCTTCAACTGGAAATATTATCATAAAGCCATATATTTATAATATGCCGCAAGCTTTGGCCGCAGCAGACTTAGCGGTATTTCGGGCGGGCGCCGTTGGCCTGGCGGAAATTACCGCGCGCGGCATTCCGGCTATATTGATTCCTTATCCATATGCGTCGGAAAACCATCAGGAATATAATGCCAGAGTGCTGGAGAAACAAGGAGCAGCGATCACCATTAATGATTCCGAGCTGGACGGCAGCAAACTTTTGGGAGCAATTGAAAACTTGCTTAATGTTAGAGAAAAACTGGATAGAATGGGTGTAAACAGTAAAAAGTTAGGACGCTCCCAGGCAGCTCAAGCAATAGCTAGGCTGGTTCTTTCATTGGCAACCTACAATAGGCAATAG
- the ftsZ gene encoding cell division protein FtsZ encodes MLEYDMDLEEFASIKVIGVGGGGNNAVNRMIGSGLQGVEFITVNTDAQALILSQAPFRIQIGEKLTKGLGAGANPDIGEKAAQESREEIIKTLKGSDMVFITAGMGGGTGTGAAPIVAECAKEVGALTVGVVTRPFTFEGRRRQSQAERGIAKLKEKVDTLITIPNDRLLQVVDKKTSIVDAFHIVDDVLRQGVQGISDLIAVPALINLDFADVKTIMSEAGSALMGIGIGSGENRAIAAVEGAIKSPLLEMSIDGAKGVLLNFTGGPNTTLFEVNEAADIIAKAADPEATIIFGATIDERFNDEVRVTVIATGFDPRPGKIEGSKTETPVIEPFKGRDLDIPAWMRRS; translated from the coding sequence ATGCTTGAATATGATATGGATTTAGAGGAGTTTGCATCAATTAAGGTTATCGGGGTCGGAGGCGGAGGCAATAATGCTGTTAATCGCATGATTGGCTCCGGCTTACAAGGAGTGGAATTCATCACCGTTAATACCGACGCACAGGCGCTCATATTGTCTCAAGCTCCATTTCGTATTCAAATCGGTGAGAAATTAACCAAAGGGCTGGGTGCCGGTGCTAATCCTGATATTGGTGAAAAAGCAGCACAGGAAAGCCGTGAAGAAATAATTAAAACCCTTAAAGGATCGGATATGGTGTTTATTACCGCCGGAATGGGTGGAGGAACCGGTACGGGAGCAGCTCCAATTGTTGCCGAATGTGCCAAAGAAGTAGGAGCGCTTACGGTTGGTGTTGTTACTCGGCCATTTACTTTTGAAGGCCGTCGTCGTCAGTCGCAGGCAGAACGTGGAATTGCCAAACTAAAAGAAAAAGTGGATACCTTGATTACCATTCCCAATGACAGACTCCTGCAGGTTGTAGATAAAAAGACGTCTATCGTCGACGCGTTCCATATTGTTGACGATGTACTGAGGCAAGGTGTACAAGGTATTTCTGACTTAATTGCTGTTCCTGCTCTGATAAATTTAGACTTTGCCGATGTAAAAACGATTATGAGCGAAGCTGGTTCTGCTCTGATGGGAATTGGCATTGGGTCGGGAGAGAATCGGGCCATCGCGGCGGTAGAAGGGGCAATTAAGAGTCCGCTTTTAGAAATGTCGATAGATGGGGCAAAAGGTGTCTTGCTTAATTTCACTGGCGGACCCAACACTACCTTGTTTGAAGTAAATGAGGCCGCTGATATTATTGCAAAAGCCGCTGATCCGGAAGCTACGATCATTTTTGGCGCTACGATTGATGAAAGATTTAATGATGAAGTTCGGGTTACCGTTATTGCAACGGGTTTTGATCCAAGACCAGGAAAAATAGAAGGGAGCAAAACCGAGACCCCTGTAATCGAACCATTTAAAGGACGAGATCTGGATATACCTGCATGGATGCGACGGTCGTAG
- a CDS encoding cell division protein FtsQ/DivIB, whose translation MQTAERLKAAKDRRRVVLAVWLAIFAVLITIFLFINSSYFFVGVVQVEGSKYIASEEVLRIANIPERVNIFRLNTAEIKNRLVNDLRIAEADVNRRFPATVVISIKERQPLAFVASQYGFVEIDKQGIVLAALKNLKQTKAPIITGIRLGNVYVGDQVSTGELQSVLTYLTALDEETLNQLSEVNIKSANELIVYTVSATSIRLGSPDRLVDKAKLTGDILREIKEKKLIVEYVDLNYTSPIIKMRE comes from the coding sequence ATGCAAACTGCAGAACGGCTTAAAGCTGCGAAGGATCGGCGTAGGGTGGTGCTGGCAGTTTGGTTGGCCATTTTCGCTGTCTTAATCACCATTTTTTTGTTTATTAATTCTTCCTATTTTTTCGTTGGAGTTGTTCAAGTTGAAGGCAGTAAGTATATAGCATCAGAAGAAGTTCTTCGCATCGCCAATATACCCGAACGGGTAAATATCTTTCGGCTAAATACTGCTGAAATAAAGAATCGGCTGGTTAATGATCTGCGGATAGCGGAGGCTGACGTTAATAGAAGATTTCCGGCTACGGTAGTAATTTCTATTAAAGAAAGGCAACCTTTGGCCTTTGTGGCCAGCCAATATGGATTTGTTGAGATTGATAAGCAAGGGATAGTGCTTGCCGCTTTAAAAAACTTAAAGCAAACCAAGGCGCCAATTATCACCGGTATTCGCCTGGGTAACGTTTATGTTGGCGATCAAGTAAGTACTGGTGAACTTCAAAGTGTATTAACCTATCTGACCGCACTTGATGAGGAAACACTGAATCAACTGTCAGAGGTCAATATAAAATCAGCTAATGAACTAATCGTATATACTGTCAGTGCAACCAGTATACGGTTAGGTTCTCCCGACCGGTTAGTTGATAAGGCGAAGTTAACAGGAGACATTTTACGTGAGATCAAGGAGAAAAAATTGATTGTCGAATATGTTGATTTAAACTACACGTCACCCATAATAAAGATGCGGGAGTGA
- the spoVE gene encoding stage V sporulation protein E encodes MGRPKSPDFAIFFTIIALLGFGIIMVFSSSAVSAYVNYNDSFYFLKRQIIWAVLGILAMLLTMNIEYHVWQKLAKPVLFGTLILLVLVLVPGLGKVVNGARRWIGFGALYIQPSEIAKLGMALFAANSLACSQDKIGNFIKGVMPQLLVLLIVFGLILKEPDLGTALVIGGTVFVLLFAAGAKISHLASLGAVGIAGVVAAIIVEPYRLKRLLAFSDPWADPLNSGYHIIQSLYAIGSGGLFGVGLGRSREKFLYLPEPHTDFIFAILGEELGFIGTAAVVILFFLFAWRGYRVAISAPDIYGSMLAAGITSMIILQALMNIAVVTASMPVTGIPLPFISFGGSALIFTLAGVGILLNISRYVSLK; translated from the coding sequence GTGGGGAGACCCAAATCACCTGATTTTGCAATATTTTTTACCATCATTGCCCTGCTTGGATTCGGTATTATCATGGTATTCAGTTCCAGCGCAGTCTCAGCCTATGTGAATTATAACGATAGCTTCTATTTTTTAAAGCGGCAGATAATCTGGGCCGTACTAGGCATATTAGCCATGTTGTTGACCATGAATATTGAATATCATGTGTGGCAGAAACTAGCCAAGCCTGTACTCTTTGGCACTTTGATCCTGTTGGTGTTGGTACTTGTCCCGGGTTTGGGGAAAGTGGTAAATGGAGCACGACGATGGATTGGTTTCGGGGCTCTGTATATACAACCGTCCGAAATTGCAAAATTGGGAATGGCTTTGTTCGCGGCAAACAGCTTAGCTTGTTCACAAGATAAAATTGGAAATTTTATCAAAGGCGTTATGCCCCAGCTCTTGGTACTTCTGATTGTGTTCGGCTTAATATTGAAAGAACCGGATTTAGGAACGGCACTGGTCATTGGGGGAACAGTCTTTGTACTTTTGTTTGCGGCAGGGGCGAAGATATCGCACTTAGCTTCTTTAGGAGCTGTAGGGATTGCAGGTGTGGTTGCGGCGATTATCGTAGAGCCCTATCGTTTAAAACGACTGCTGGCATTCAGCGACCCTTGGGCTGACCCGCTCAACAGTGGCTATCACATCATTCAATCTCTTTACGCTATCGGGTCTGGCGGACTTTTTGGCGTAGGCCTGGGGCGGAGCCGGGAGAAATTTTTGTATCTGCCTGAACCGCATACAGATTTTATATTTGCAATTCTGGGAGAAGAACTCGGTTTTATCGGAACGGCAGCAGTTGTCATCCTTTTTTTTCTATTTGCATGGCGGGGATATAGGGTTGCAATTTCCGCTCCGGATATTTATGGCAGCATGCTAGCTGCCGGAATTACCAGCATGATCATTTTGCAGGCACTCATGAATATTGCTGTGGTAACAGCTTCAATGCCGGTTACAGGTATACCACTGCCGTTTATAAGTTTTGGCGGTTCGGCGTTAATTTTTACCTTAGCGGGGGTCGGCATATTATTAAATATTTCACGCTACGTTAGTCTAAAATGA